In the genome of Streptosporangiales bacterium, one region contains:
- a CDS encoding family 10 glycosylhydrolase, with protein sequence MWIASVRSIDWPSRPGLSAARQRAELVAWLDLARKLKLNAVVLQVRPTGDAFWPSRYAPWSEWLTGRQGVHPGYDPLAFAVREAHARNLELHAWFNPYRASFGNDPRKLVRDHPARTHPDWVFRYGDSLYYDPGVPAAREFVQRAVLDAVRRYDIDAVHFDDFFYPYPLPGKKLPDRATYRKYGAGFDSIGDWRRHNVDLLVRDMGRRIHRAKPWVWFGISPFGIWRNARSDPRGSDTAGLESYSAIYADSRRWVERGWVDYVVPQLYWQLGYDIADYTTLVRWWSGVVRGTGVRLYVGQAAYRLGTEGPWRRSDELSRHLAVNRRHPEVTGDVYFSAASMRADGAGGVTALVEDHYARPALVPRATGRGGSAPAPPATTAVEADDADGVTVRWRGAERAATSYAVYRFAGRSASACGFADARQLLTTVRRTSGDTQTYLDTTARPGQTYTYHVTALDRFGHESRPGAGQTTE encoded by the coding sequence ATGTGGATCGCCTCGGTCCGCAGCATCGACTGGCCGAGCAGACCCGGGCTCTCGGCCGCGCGGCAGCGCGCCGAGCTGGTCGCGTGGCTCGACCTCGCGCGGAAGCTGAAGCTCAACGCCGTGGTCCTCCAGGTGCGACCCACCGGGGACGCCTTCTGGCCGTCGCGGTACGCGCCGTGGTCGGAGTGGCTCACCGGCAGGCAGGGCGTGCACCCCGGGTACGACCCGCTCGCGTTCGCCGTGCGGGAGGCGCACGCACGGAACCTCGAGCTGCACGCCTGGTTCAACCCGTACCGCGCGAGCTTCGGGAACGACCCGAGGAAGCTGGTTCGCGACCATCCCGCACGCACGCATCCGGACTGGGTGTTCCGGTACGGCGACAGTCTCTACTACGACCCCGGCGTCCCGGCCGCGCGTGAGTTCGTCCAGCGCGCGGTGCTCGACGCGGTGCGCAGGTACGACATCGACGCCGTGCACTTCGACGACTTCTTCTACCCCTACCCGCTCCCGGGCAAGAAGCTGCCGGACAGGGCGACGTACCGGAAGTACGGCGCGGGGTTCGACTCGATCGGCGACTGGCGCAGGCACAACGTCGACCTGCTGGTGCGCGACATGGGTCGACGGATCCATCGGGCGAAGCCGTGGGTGTGGTTCGGCATCAGCCCGTTCGGGATCTGGCGCAACGCACGCAGCGACCCGCGGGGGTCCGACACCGCCGGACTCGAGTCGTACAGCGCGATCTACGCCGACTCGCGCAGATGGGTGGAGCGCGGCTGGGTCGACTACGTCGTCCCCCAGCTCTACTGGCAGCTCGGCTACGACATCGCCGACTACACGACGCTGGTGCGCTGGTGGTCGGGAGTCGTACGTGGCACCGGCGTGCGGCTGTACGTGGGGCAGGCGGCGTACCGGCTGGGCACGGAGGGTCCGTGGCGGAGATCGGACGAGCTGAGCAGGCACCTCGCCGTCAACCGGAGGCACCCCGAGGTGACCGGCGACGTGTACTTCAGCGCGGCGAGCATGCGCGCCGACGGCGCCGGCGGAGTGACGGCGCTGGTCGAGGACCACTACGCCCGGCCCGCGCTCGTCCCGCGGGCGACCGGCCGCGGCGGCAGCGCGCCGGCACCGCCGGCGACGACGGCGGTCGAGGCCGACGACGCCGACGGTGTCACGGTGCGCTGGCGCGGTGCCGAGCGTGCGGCGACGTCGTACGCCGTCTACCGCTTCGCCGGCAGGTCCGCGAGTGCGTGCGGGTTCGCCGATGCCCGGCAGCTGCTCACGACCGTCCGCCGCACCTCGGGCGACACCCAGACGTACCTCGACACCACGGCGCGACCGGGACAGACGTACACCTACCACGTGACCGCGCTCGACCGGTTCGGCCACGAGAGCCGCCCCGGAGCGGGCCAGACGACCGAGTGA